Proteins from a single region of Puntigrus tetrazona isolate hp1 chromosome 2, ASM1883169v1, whole genome shotgun sequence:
- the LOC122328338 gene encoding forkhead box protein Q1-like, whose protein sequence is MKLEVFRGGHFDSKPAELCSDAEGSVPSPMSAEEELGSDGDCVAHSPAPAPPGAEGKGKPYTRRPKPPYSYIALIAMAIRDSNSGRLTLAEINDYLMKKFPFFRGSYTGWRNSVRHNLSLNDCFLKVLRDPSRPWGKDNYWMLNPHSEYTFADGVFRRRRKRISKKAGKEPEGPGQAPAVDAIATPPSSAKFTSSFAIDSILSRPFRKEERKADPWHGGYVMRGSPALGPFGAPEDFRHQRDFLPFQLTAECLSVPRASAGFHPFKIDYLLS, encoded by the coding sequence ATGAAGCTGGAGGTTTTCCGCGGGGGTCACTTCGACTCCAAGCCCGCGGAGCTCTGCAGCGACGCCGAGGGCAGCGTCCCGTCGCCGATGTCCGCGGAGGAAGAGCTGGGCTCGGATGGAGACTGCGTGGCGCACAGCCCCGCACCTGCTCCTCCGGGCGCCGAGGGCAAAGGCAAGCCCTACACCAGGAGACCCAAGCCTCCGTACTCGTACATCGCTCTGATCGCCATGGCCATCCGCGACTCGAACTCGGGCCGCCTGACTTTGGCCGAAATCAACGACTACCTCATGAAAAAGTTCCCGTTCTTCAGAGGCAGCTACACCGGCTGGAGGAACTCGGTGCGCCACAACCTGTCTCTCAACGACTGCTTCCTCAAGGTGCTGCGGGATCCCTCCAGACCGTGGGGCAAGGACAACTACTGGATGCTGAACCCACACAGCGAGTACACCTTCGCGGACGGAGTGTTTCGTCGGAGGAGAAAGCGCATCAGCAAAAAAGCGGGCAAGGAGCCAGAGGGGCCGGGCCAAGCTCCCGCGGTGGACGCTATCGCCACGCCTCCCTCCAGCGCCAAGTTCACGAGCTCCTTCGCCATCGACAGCATCCTCAGCCGACCTTTCAGGAAGGAGGAACGCAAAGCCGACCCCTGGCACGGCGGATACGTCATGCGGGGCTCGCCCGCGCTCGGACCCTTTGGAGCCCCGGAGGACTTCCGTCACCAGCGGGACTTTCTCCCGTTTCAGCTGACGGCCGAATGCCTGTCGGTGCCGCGCGCGTCCGCGGGCTTTCACCCGTTCAAGATCGACTATTTGCTGTCGTAA